Genomic window (Acidobacteriota bacterium):
CCATCACCTGAGGTGATTTTTGGCCTGCACGTTTATCCGCCGCTGGAAGCTGGCAAAATCGGCTACGTGGCTGGTCCGGCAATGGCTGGCGCCAGTCGGTTTGAAATCAAAATCAAAGGCAAGAAAGCCCACGGCGCCTATCCGCATACCGGCGTGGATGCCGTGCTGGTGGCTTCACATACCGTTGTGGCGCTGCAAAACATTTCTAGCCGGATGGTCAATTCACAAGATCCGGTAGTGATTACAGTTGGAAGCATCCACGGCGGAAATCGTGGAAATATTCTGGCGGATGAAGTTGTGCTCATTGGAACAGTTCGCGCCTTGAGCGATACCGTGATGGATGAAACCGAACGTCGAATGCGACAAATCGTGACTGGTCTTACTTCTGGGTTTGGTGCTGAGTACGAGTTGGGCTTTGTGCGTCAAGTACCAGCACTGGTCAATGATCCGGAATTAACCGAACGCCTGCTCCCGACCTTTGAGCGCATCGTTGGAAAAGCCAATACTATTCAAACACCGCCGCGAATGGGCGCCGAAGACTTTGCATTTTTTGCCGCCGCCCGACCATCGCTCTTTTTCTCACTTGGCATCGCCAACGCTGAATGCGGAATCACGGCTGGCATTCACACACCAGAATTTGACGTTGATGAAAACTGTCTGAAAATTGGCGTCGCAGCCATGGCAGGATTGGTTCTGGACTTTGGAGTGCTGTGACTTGTCACAGCTTTGGGTTGGGAGCGACTTGTCACAGATTGATTTCGTTCCAGCGCCGACAAGTCGGCGCACTCCAAAAAACGAAAAAGGAAAGCCAGTTTTTTGAAAACTACCTTTCCTTTGGATGGAACTCGAATTTTTATTCACCGAGACATCACTGTTGGTAGGCTGGCTCTGGTTTTTCCGGCTCGTCTTCTGGTGCCCAGGATAAGGCTTGCGGGAGCACGCCAACTGAAATGTAATCCGGATTGTCCAGGTTGAGTGATTTTCCTAACTCTTTTGGATCGGTTTCAATCGTCTGCTGCCACAACCGGTGACCCAACACAACCAATGACGTGCCAACCGGCGCCGTGTATTCATCGGGGGTAATATGTGGGTTCAGGCTAGGCACCGGATGCGACAGTGGGAAGATATCTGATGGATCTGTTTCCTTCCGATTTCGCCTGGATGATTCTCCTTGTGAAGTCGGCATTTGCTCAACGAGCATATCGGATGGTTTGCGCTCAAATCGCGGAAGGAAATCAGAGAGTTTTGGTCTTTCCAACCCAGAAAACCGGAATTGCTTCACGCCTGCAAAAGGATGGTTTGAAAATGCTGCCGCAAGTTGAACTGGCTCAGTTCGGGATGGCTCAATCCACAGGGTCGGCGTAACCCCAACCCAGAGAGCAACGCCTGCGATAATACCCACTAAAATCGTGGTGGCAGTGATCACCGTTACCATTGCGCGAGGCAATGGAGTCTTGATACCAGAGCGAAGGTTTGGCCGACTGGTCTTCATGGCGTGTCTCCGAAAATCAAATATTTCTGAACATTTTGTGCTGGAAACTTAATCCGTGAAACTACCATGAGCCTTTCAGATGAACAAGCCAAGTGAGAAAATAGCGAAGTAGCAAAGTAGCGAAGTAGTCAGAAAAAGTTTAGGAGTATTTATTTGGTAGCGCTGGTGTACATAAGTACCTTACCGAAAATTTCCAGACATTTTAACCACGAAACACACGAACTACACGAAAAGAATCAAACACTTATCCAATCCAATATCTCAGGAAACTTATGACAAGGTACTTAATGGTTAAATACTGAGTACAAGCCGTGATGGATTGACCACTCGCTACTCGCTACTCACCACTCGCTCTTCCTTCGCCACTTCGCATTCAGCTCAGTACTTAACCGAACACCCATATGACTGGGTCGCGGGGACTGAAACTGGTTTGCCGGCCATCGCTTCATCAAGCGCGGCCTGGACGAAGTTCTTTCCATTCCGGTCATCTATCGCCCCGGCGTAAATCAATTTTCCTTTCGGATCAATCACAAACATATGCGGAGTGGTTTTTGCCCCAAAAGTGCGACCGATTTTTCCATCTGAATCCAGAATCAACGCCGTTGGTGCCGCGTTGCGTTCCTTGAGCACGGCTTCGCCTTGATCAGGAGTTAAATGACCTTGTTTCCCAGGGGCGGAAGAATCAATCGTCAACCAGACCACGCCCATTCCTGTATAGGCACGCTGTAAGTTTTGCATTGAATGATTGGCATAATGCGGCCTGACAGCCGGGCACTCGGGATTAAACCACTCCAGAACGACAAATTTGCCTTTGTAATCCGACAAACGATGCGTTTTCCCGTGGGTGTCTGACCCGGAAAAGACCGGTGCCGCGACACCGATTGAGGGTTCAGAACTGGCCACCGTGCTGTGCCCTGCTTTTTCGTGGCTGTGGGCCAGGGTGTGGCAACCAGTGAAAAACAAGGTTCCAAACAATAAAAATGAGAGTGTAAATTTGGACATGGTAGGTCTCCTTTAGGGGTAATTTGTTGTCTTTGGTTACTGACTCAGGATGATGTCGTGACTACATTCGAGAACACCCTGCTGGTTGCGAACTGGTCGTTTCACCTGAAAATTTGCCTTTTCATCACGCATTTCCTTGTAAAAGGCTTCGGTCAGGTTTGGGTCTCCGTCAAAAAAGATTTCCGAGAATCGTTTTGGTTCGCCCTCGCGATACACCGCAAAGTGAATATGGGCGGGATTGCCGCCGTCAGGATAAGGGGCGGGTTTGATCGTGTGGAACTCATATTGCCCCTGAGCATTGGTTTGAAGCCGTGCCCGCAAGCGGGGCGGGGCCTGGCCAGTGCCTTTTGGGTTGTATAATCCCTGGGCATCAGTGTGGTGAACATCAACCAAAATACCGGGCACCGGGGTTTTGCCATCTGGCCGCAAGACCCTGCCTGAAACCCGAAGCCGTTCCCCTGGCTCATCCTTGCCGGCAATCACGGTTGTCCAGGTGAGTTTTTCCGATTGAGGTTTGGTTTGATCATCAGCGTGACTGGCGCAACTGATCACACACACCAATCCAACAAAGACCAGAAAGCGAAGCGTTAGAAACCGTTCACTTAATTTGAGAAAAGAAGGGATTTTCATTTGGTAACCTCGATCATTCTAATACCAGTTTGTAGTCAGTAGTCAGTAGTCAGTAGTTCGCTAAACTCATTTGATTGAAGGACTTGACTGTTTCCTAATATGCAGGCTGCTCCTTCGGAGCGCAAACCCATCACCCGCTTCGCAGGTTTGATTCTGAATTTCCAAACAATCTCTAACTCTGATGGACTGACTCCTTGCTATCTCGCTATCTCGCTATTTCGCTTCTTCGCTCCCCCAGCTATTTCGGCTCCAGAATGATGTCAAAGGTACCACTTTCAAGCGTGGCGCCTCGAATTGACTGTTTTTGAAGGTCAATCATCAACGATTCACGCCAGGCAAAGTCACCTGATTGGTGTTTATCTCCTTTGAAAAACAGTTGGGTCACAAGTTCTTTGTAATTCGGATGTTTGATCCAGTAATGAATGTGACTGGGCCGCCAGCGATTTGGGCCGATTTGATAGGCGCCGGGATGGATGGTTTCGAATTCATAATATCCCGATTCATCCGTCATCAGGCGGGCCCGATTGCGGGTCATTCCCTCTTTCGGAGGTCGTCGTTCATCATTGTTTTCAAAGTCATACACCCCGCCGGCATCAGCCTGCCAGACATCGAGCAGGGCCATCGGCACCGGCTTTCGGGTTTTAAAATCCCAAACCCGGCCTTTGACCACCAGCACCGTGCCTTCAGCCAGCGGAAGCGAAAGCTTGGCTCGATACGGAGCGCCGGAAATATAAAACGGCCACTGGTCTACAAAATCGGTCACAGCCCAGGCGCCTCCAAGTTTGGTTTTCTCCGAAACTTCCAGATGCTCTTTGTAATGGTCCAAATCATCCGTTTTTTCGGTCGGAGCCAGGCCAGGCGGCATCAACAGATCCGGAATTCCAACCGCAGCGGCTCCCAATAAACCGAATTGAAAAAAATGCCGACGTGAGAATGTGTTCATGGTGGCCTCCTTCATTTTTTCTGAGCGAAATAACGATGAATTAAGCCTGGTCTTTCAAGGCCAGGAAACGAGACAAAATCGTGATTTCACGGCGGTTTCAATCTGGGATCTCGTCCTTCCCGGCGACCCTGGCATGGTTTTCAAGTCAACCACCGCTACGTGGCGAAGAAATGTCAACACAACCTGGAACCTCGTCATTCGAAAAAGGTGAAGATTGCCTGTAACCCTCGATGGATTGACTACTCGCTACTCGCTACTCACTACTCGCTCTTTGTTCGCTATGGTTTATAAATCCAGGCACTGGTGGTTCCATCAAGTTGTTTGCTATAGCCACCAGCGATCAAGACTTCACCGGAAGGCAGCAAAGTGGCGGTGGCGTAATAGGTTGAGACACCTAAATCTCCTTTAACTTCAGAGAAATACCCGGTATTTGGGTCATAGAGTTCAATTCGGCGGCTGGCACCCGCGACTAAAACTTTTCCGTTTTTGAGGACCACGACCGCGTCCCGGATTTTGTAGCGGGCCGTGTTCATATTGCCCGTTGGAGAAAACTGGCCAGTTTTTGGGTCAAAGAGTTCGGCGCTGGTGTACTGACCGTTCCACATCATCGCGTTTGAGCCACCCAAAATCAGAACTTTGCCATTGGGCAATAATTGAGCTGAATGCTTAAACCTGGGAACTGACAGTATTCCAACGGGTGAAAAGGTTTGGGATTGCGGGTCAAAGAGTTCAGCGGCGGCAATCGGGTCTTCGCGACGGAGGGTGCCGGTGCCGCCGCCAACAATCAGCACTTTGCCATTGGGAAGCAATGTCGCGGTGTGATCAGTGCGCGGTGAACTCATCGAATCCGCCACCAGGCTGAAAGTTCCTGAAATCGGATCGTAGATTTCAGCACTCGCCAGCTTGTCGGTGGCGGTTTGCCCACCGGTAATCAAGACAGTTCCATTCGGAAGCAGCGTCGCTCGATGGGCCAGCCGGGGGAAATTCATTGTTCCGGTTGATTCAAACTGTCCAGTGAGTGGGTTAAACAGTTCGGCGGTGGATAAAGCGCCGGAAAAGAAGGTTATGTCTGAGCCACCAGCCAGGAGAACTTTTCCATTTGGAAGTAACGTGGAGGTGTGATTGACTCGTCGTGAGAGCATGCGACCAACGGTTTTGAAGGTTTTGGTTTGTGGGTCAAACAACTCAGCACTCTCCTGGACCGTTCCCATGCGCTCCATTCCGCCAGCAATCAGCACCTGCCCGGTTTTCAGCAACGTCGCCGAGTGGGCATATCGTGGAGCATGCAGATTTTCAACCTGACTGACCTGACCGCTGGCCGAACCGTCAACCACCAACCCAAGGGCCGCAAAGTCAATTTGCTCGCGCCACTGATCCAGCATTTTTTGATCCAGTCGGAGCACGCCTTCCCTGGTAATTGCTGCCGGATGTGGAATCAATTCCGCGAGTCGTGAATAGACACGTTCACGTTCGGCACCAGTCACCTGAGTCAGTAAATGCCAGAGCGTGATGCCATCCTGACGTCGGGCTTCGACTAAGATCGTGTTGAGAGCGACTGTCCCGCCTGATTCAAAATCAAACCGATTGAGCGAAATCCGAAATGCCTGACTGGCATCGGCCAGAAACGGTGTACCAGGCCCTTTGCCGCGTTTAGTGACACAGGTGGCCCCGGCTGGAACGAGCGACTCGCGTCCATTGAGCATCAAGGCTACCCATCCGGACGTGACCTGCAAGGTGCTGTCGCCGTCTTTGTTGACTTCGAGGGTGTAGGCACATCCCAAATCAATCGCCACCGCCGACGGGGTATCCACGAAAAACACCCGTGGTGGAGCATAAATCCGGGCGTGCATCCGGCCTTCATCAAGGGCAAGGCGATGTTCGGCCTGACCTGCCTGCACCAGCTTGATGCGGGTGTTTGGGTCAATTTCGACGGAACCAATTTCTCCAACAGTGATTTTGGCGCGGGATCTGGCATCAGTTTCAAGCCATTGTCCAAGGCCAAGCTGAGCGGTTTGGGCAATTTGATGGGCGTCAATCACCGGGCTGCCTTCGAGGTTCACGACCTCCCAAAAAACCGTTGGCGAAGACTTTGGATGATGCAAAAAGTGCCCCACGCTCCACCAGGCCACGACCAGACAGGTCATTGCCGCTCCAACGGTTGCGATTTTCCACCACCCAAACCGAATTGGATTTGAATTGGAACGAGTTACAGGCCGCCAGGCTGGGACCAGGTCGTTTGCCGGAAGGGGAATCCCGATTTGGGAAACCATCCGGGAGGCAAAATGCAGCGATTCCAGCTCTTCCCGGCAGAGTTCGCAGTGTTTCAAGTGTGTTTCCAGCGCGGTCCGGGCTGGAAGATCCAACTCACCATCCATCAACGGCGAAAATTGCCGCCGATACCTCTGGTGGAGCACTGAGTGGATGATGTGTTGAAAAAAGTGACGTGCATTCATAGCGGTAAAACAGGGTTCAGGGTTCAGGGTTCAGGGTTCCATGAAAAGGACATAAAGGACATAAAGGACATAAATTCGAAAACCCGGAACCCGGAACCCGGAACCCGGAACCCGGAACCCGGAACCCGGAACCCGGAACCCGGAATCAGATTTTTCCCCGTAGCGGGGCTAATTTCTCAGCCAGTAATTTCCGGCCTCGATTGAGCCGCGAAGCGACTGTTCCTGGCGAACATCCCATCCGTTCGGCAATTTCGTCATAGTTCAGACCTTCGATGTCTTTTAAAATGATAATCATCCGAATTTCAGGCTTGAGCGTGAGCAGGGCCCGTTGAACGTGGGCTTGAAGCTGTTTTTCAATGACTGCTTTTTCAAGATGGATGTGCGTTGAAGGTAACTCCAAGAGTTCAAGTTCAGTATCAACCTGGGTTTGCGGGTGGGCAGATTCGCGGGCATTCAGACAATGGTTGACCGCCAGGCGGTAGAGCCATGTCGAAAAGCGCGATTGTCCAGCAAACTGGTTGAGCTTTTGAAACACACGAAAAAAAATCTCCTGCGTCAGGTCTTCAGCCACCGTGGCGCCAGTCATCCCCGCTGCCAATCGGAAGACGCGCTGGTAATAGCGTTCATAGAGCAAAGAAAAGACTTCGCCCTTACCGGCCAGAACGTTGGTGACCAGTTCTTCGTCAGTTCGCGATTCAGTTTGCGGTTTTGATTGGCTTAAAATGTTCACTCGACCATTTTGACAGGCGCGAGTTCAATCGTCTTCCAAAATCTTTTCATGAAAAAGGGACGACAGGGAAAGAAACAGCGGAAAGAATCAAACTTCGAAAACCCGGAACCCGAAACCCGAAACCCGAACAAAATGACAAGGTGACAAGGTGACAGGGTGATTTTTTTTATCCCTCATCCCTTAAAGAACTCGGAACCCGGCCATTCATCCCTGAATCTGCAAAAACAGTTTCAGATTGTCTTCGATGGCAATCTGGCTGATCACTTGAAGTCCAATTACCAGGACTTCAACCAGTTCGAGTTCGAGTGTTCGATGAAACGGCGATTCCAGTTCCCACCAGATAACAGCCAGTTCCAGTCGGTGTCCGAGGGAAAGCCCCGCCAGCCGGGCCTGCAAACAGGCCGGAAGCCGATACACTTCCGCCCCTTCAAACACATCCACCACCACCTGGTCTGATTCAATCAGGGTGAGTGCGTCCAACGGGGTTCGCTGGTCACCAGAATCCATATCCAGGATCAAAATCAGGCGCGAGAGTGAATCAAGATCAAGGGGATTGAGTTCCAGGCTTTCAGTTTCGGGAAATGCCTCTTGAACATATCGAAGTGGGTCGCGGATTGGGTCAGGGGCTGCAAAAACAGTAAAGATGGATGCCATCTGTTTTCTCCAGGAAAATTTGCTCTACCAATAAAAGCGAAAAAAAACCTGAAGACGGTGCACAAAAATGATGGCGGATGGTCCAAAATTACGATTTTTGTCCGGCGGGGGGAAGTTCTTTCAAGGTCCGGTACACCGGACGACCTAACCCGGCAAGCAGGTCACGTTCGCGGTTGGCACCCGGAGATTCGGCAATCAGCAACATGGCGTCACAGTTTGCAATAACGGCCAGTGAGATGGCCATAATGGCTTCATATTCATCGGTTTCCGGGTCGAGTTGTTCGACTACTGGTAAGGCGAGGTTCACGCCAATTACCGGAATATGGCCCCGGCGATAGACTTGAGCGGCGGCTCGGTTTAAAGCATCAAGGTTGGCCTGACGTTGTTTCGGAGTAGGAGCGGAATAAGGACCAGCAACAGCAATAAGCATAAAGTAAGGTTTGGAGAATTGATTCTGATTTGTGAATTCGAAAACACGTGATCTCCAAGATAGCGACTAGCGCGTAGAAAAAACAGACTTTTTTCAAATTTTTTTTCTGCATCAGCGAAGTAGCGAAGTAGTTTAGTAGTTTAGTAGTTTAGTGTTGATTCTCACAATGATTCTATCAACTGTAAACTCTGTGTTTCCAGCACTTCACTACTTCACTATTTCACTACTTCACCACTTCACTCAGAAAGCTACTCATTCTCCAACCGCATATCAGCAATCAATCCAGCTTTGGTGCGGACAATCTGGATGAGCTGGGTCTGGCTGGCAAAGACGATGCGATGACGGGTGATTCGAAAATCTCCGGTTTGGCGCGATTCGACCAGTGAAAGACCAGTTATCGGGCCAAGGCTTTTGAACCTCTTGATGGCGTTTGGGTTTTTAAAGCGGGGTTCAAATACTTTCCAGCAACCTGGAGTAAAAATCGAGCTGTCCACAGTGTCTTCAGCCCAGGATTCAAGCAACTTTTTGACCGTGGCTGAAAAGGCCGGGTCAGTATCCTTGATGGGTTTGTACTTGAGATTTGGAAGGACGGTGGTGGCCACGAGGCTGGCAATTTTCATCGGATTGGCTGAATCCTGATTGCAGAGCACAATCACGGCCAGTTTTTCGCCTGGAAAGCGCATAAACTCGGTGCGGAAGCCTCCGAGTGACCCTCCGTGTCGGACGCGGGCCACGACATTGACGGTGTCGGTTTCCCAGCCAAACCCATATGGATACGGGAAGCCATCATTGAGCACCGCCGGTTGGTGCATCATTTCCTGAAGTTTTTTGGATAGGACTTTGCCTTGCTGGAGACTGAGTTCCCAGTTCGTCAAATCAACTATGGTTGAAGCAAACGCCCCGCTGGGTCGGAGTGTGACAAACTCCATCGCTTTTTTTGAAGTGTTTTCATCCCAACTGTAACTGACCAGGGTACCGTATTTTTCCGGAACGGCATTGGTCGCAAAGGTATCGGCCATTCCGGCTTTGGCAAAAATGCGTTCCTGGCAAAACTCCGGCCAGGGTTTGCCGCTGACCTGACGGATGATGTCCGCCAGAGCAAAGTAGCCGACGTTGCAATATTCCCACCGTTCGCCGGGCTGGAACTTCATCGGCACAGGGTAAGTCGCTTTGACAATTTCCAAATCAGATTTTGCAAAGATGGGATGAAACGCGGGTGATTCCCGGACCAGCCCCGAAGTATGATTCAGCAAATGCTTGAGGGTAATTGGCTTCCAGGTTTCCGGAGCATCCGGAAAGTATCTGGTCATCGAGTCATTCAGGTTGAGTTTGCCATCTGCCGCGAGCAGGACAATCGCTGAAGCAATAAATTGTTTGCTCACACTCGCGATTTTGAACATGGTTTGGGGCGTGACGGCGGTTTTTTTCTCAAGGTCGGAAATGCCGTATCCCTGCATTTTCACGATTTTTCCCTTGTGAACCACGGCAATCGAAAGCCCTGGAATATGATCGGCTTCCATCTGTTGTTTGACCAGATCGTCAATTTCATCGGCCCGAAGCGGCAAGGTCAACAGGCACAACGTCAAAATCAGCACGGACCACCGTGCAAAATTCAAATTCAGCGGGGAACGGGAGGAGTTTGGTTTCATAATGAGGTACCCAGAACAAAAATGAAGTCGAAGGAAACCGAAGCTCATTCCTGAGTCTGGCTTTCAGTTTCCTTTGGATCAATGGTTGGGAAAGGTGGATACTGCAAGATGGCTTCGCGCAGGATTGAACTATCTTTGCGAAGATGGGCGTGAAACATTGTCCAACGGAACGAAATGCTACCCGTCTTTTGTTCTCGAATAAGTCGTTCCCCAATGCGTCGAATCAATTTTTGGATTGCTTCCTGGGTTTGGACATCACAGTCTGGGTCAATTTGGTCGCTGGTTGTCACGGCTCGTTTCCACCAGATGACAGCCTTGTCCAACTGGTCACGTTGATCCAGCACACGGCCTACGCGCTCGCAAACTCTCGCCACCAGCAGCGGCTGTTCAGCCAACAAAGCCAGGATTTCTTCGAGGTGTTGAATAAAAACAGGTGACCAATCAATTGTTTCAATGGTTGCAGCAACCTCAAGCGCCTCACAAATGACGTCCGCCTTTTTGCATAACAGTGAAAGCTGATGGGGTTCAACCGGAGTATTTTCAATGATTTGCTGGGCATTATACAGATCACGGGCATGTGCCAGGTGGTTGGCCAGCGACAACCTGGCATGGATGAACAAAATCGGATCGCTCAACCTGTCCATAACAATTGCACTGAGATGAAAATTCCCCATCTCGGCCTGTTGTTCGGCCAGGGCAGCCAGAAACGTGTCATTATCCAGGCAAAATTGATCAAATGCTGACCAGGCAGACAATTCCGGTCGAATTTCGGTCGTTGTTTTTGACAGGTTCCCAGATCGTTTTGCCCCGGTGGACGCTCCAAGAAGGGCCTCGTAGGTATCGCCTTTCAGACGATTTGATTTCCCTCCTCGATAGAGTGAAGCGCCGATGAGCACTCCAAACACCGACAACAACCATGTGATGAGCAAAACCAGCATTGTCCAGGACATATGGGGAATTATGAATGAATGTTCAGAGTAACGCCTTCAGGCGTGAGGCGTGACGAGTGGGATGGAAAAAAATCTCTCGTCTGAAGACGATACTCTGAACCTTTCCCTGAGTTTTGTTTTCGTGTGTTTCGTGGTTTCCAATTCTTAAACTGAATCATTCATCTGCACGTCAAGCGTCGCGCCGTCTGGTCGCCCGGTCCAGATTTGAAACTGCTGAACCAGGGCGGTGGTGACTTCCTGGATGGCAGGCCGATCAGCTTGACTTGATTGATGAAGATCGAGTCTGACGATTCCCGTGAGATTGGTTTGGGCGACTCCTGGCCAGGGACGAACCTGCACCCCAAGGCACCGCTGTTCGAGCATAAGAATCTGGCCGAAAATCCGGCCTTCGAGCCAGCCCGCGACCTTGTCAAAGTCCGCGGCTAATATGACTTCGATCTGATATTGAAGGTTCAAACCGGTACCTGAAACAGCTCGAACCACTGGTTCAAACAGCCTTGACCACTGATGGCTGGTGGCGCATTCCCTTCCGCGTCGCAGCTCGTCCTTGATGAGTTGTGCGGTTGAACGCGAAATATTTCGGGCACTGTTTTGATGTGGCGCCACCGAGGTAATCACCGGCAAGTGGTCGCGATGCGAACGAACTTTGAACGCCCGGGCACCATCGGTCAATCCGACTGGCTGTGTCCAGTCGTGTTCGTCCAACTGATTGAAAAAATTGATCATGAGCGTTTCCAGGTCTGGCACGACGTCTGGTTCCAGCTTCAGACAGACCCAGGCGGCCAGTAACGCCCAGGAAAAGCTGCCCGGAAAACCCCAGGCATTGCCGCCGATCTGTCGCCGCGCCACCCAGGCCCGAACACCACGCAGAAACTCCTGAAACAAGGTCAGGTTCATTTTCCGCGTGACACATTTCAACAATTCATCGGCTTCAAAACAGCCAACCAGATTTTGCCAGCTTGCCGGATCAAACTCGGTTTGGTGGCAGGCATCAATGGCCATCGTCATGGAAAGAGAAGCGGGGCGATGCGCCGGCATGACGTCAACGTCAACACCTTCAATTCGAACTTTGAGCAGCGACACCTGAGCATCCGTTACCACCCGCGTCATTTCCGCCAGCGGTGAGAGCCGGTTGGCCACCGATTCCAGAAATTTTCCGGCGGGTAATTCCAGCGGGATGAGGCACACGGTATCAATATCGCTTGACCGGGTGGCAACGCCCATTCGGGAGGAGCCAACCGTTTCCAGCGTCGCCCATTCGCCCACGACTTCGACACACGCCTGATGAACCAGTTCGAGAATTGTCTCCCGATGAATGATTTCTTCCGGAGTCAGCAGTGGTTCCAGGTCCAAAACAAGATCACTCAGGGTTGAATCACCCGCAGATTGACCCGCCGATTTTTTTCCAAGCTCAATGTCGTGGCGCACTTCAAACGGCGTGTCACCAACCCGGCTGATAAGCGCGATGGATTCCACTTCGAATGAAACTGGATGCCAGTCAGGTAATTCGGACTGTGCTTTTTGAAACGATTCAAACTGACCGACGCTCAGATGTGGGGTAAACCCGCTGGGACGACTATTTTGCTCAGAACATTGAGGGAATAATCGAAACAGTCGTTCCTGGAGAGTATGCAAAGCACCTGGCGGGTCAACTTCGGGTTTGAGCCAGACCGTGGCATTTCGGCGATGCTCAAAATAGTCGTACTTCGTCAGCCGAATTGAAAACGGCTGAATATGTGCCAGTTCCCGCCTGATGAGTTCAGCCGCTTCGGCAAAGAGATGATCAGGTAAAAACCCATAGATCAACGTGATATGGGGCATCCAGCGATTGATTTTGCGGTCGTGCGTTCGCCGAATGTTCTGAATCGGCGGCCAGAGGTTGAGTGGCGGAATAATCACAATCGCGCTGGTGTAGACCGGTGGCGTCAAGTGCAGGGTAGAATCGGGTTCGGGGTTCGGGGTTCGGGGTTCGGGGTTCCGGGTTAATTCGACGCCAAGTCCAAAGTGGTCAGAAATGAAGAGCGAGCCAGAGGTGGTAGCAACGGGTTCAACTCCGAGCCTTGAAAGCTGAGCTGGGTGCCAAGTTTTCGACCGAACCCACATCCGGTCATAGCGCGATGAGTTACCCGAGCGCGAAAGTTGTGCGGCCAGGTCATTGGTCGCCGGGTCATAGGTCAAGCCTGGGTCAGTGGGGTTTAATCGTGGCCAGATGTCGTCAAAACCTTCACGTTGAAAGAGTTTATCCAGTTCGTCACCAGGCGTGTTGAAATCTCCGATCACAGCGCAATCACCGGGCAACTGATGCACATATTCAAGGAGTCTTCCAACGTAGAGCCGCCGCCGTGCTGGGGCATCCAGCGTCATACTGCTTGGCAAATGCAGCACGGCGAGGTGAAGTGGCTGACCGTTGAGCGTCCAGGTGGCAATCAGCACCCGTTTGCGGATTGAAAACCAGTGGTCAACCTGTGAAAACGGATATTTGCTCAGCACCAATACGCCGTGTGGATCAAGATTCGGAGACAGCATCGGTTCGGAAAGAAACCAGTTTGCAGTCCAATCAGCCGTTTGAATCGCCGTCAAAACAGTCGGGGTGACTTCCTGGAGCGCAATCACATCCGCCTGACAGGTTTCCAGCACTGAAAGCAGGTGGGTTGTTCGCTCGGGTGTCCTCAAATCTCCATCATCTGGAAGCTCAGCCAAAATATTGAAGGTAATGATTTTCAGGCGCTCAGTCAGAATGGATGCCGGATTCTCTGATACCTGGTTCCAGGTTGAACCAGTTCGATGAAACACAGGTCGGGAGATACAGGCAAAGTTTGGATGGACTGACGGTGTTTCAGAAATCAGCAAACTGGTTGGGGCTGAAATTCGCTCGGGAGGTTCAACCCAGGCGGCGGCGGGGAGTTCGTCCGTTGCAAAAAGATCCAGATGCGTGTCGCGGTCCCAGACTCGGGTTTCACCGCATCGAATGAACCGCACCCGATGCCAGGGAATATCGCTGGCCACGGCCCATTCATCCACGGTTTTTTCACGAAAACCCTCG
Coding sequences:
- a CDS encoding beta-lactamase family protein; this translates as MKPNSSRSPLNLNFARWSVLILTLCLLTLPLRADEIDDLVKQQMEADHIPGLSIAVVHKGKIVKMQGYGISDLEKKTAVTPQTMFKIASVSKQFIASAIVLLAADGKLNLNDSMTRYFPDAPETWKPITLKHLLNHTSGLVRESPAFHPIFAKSDLEIVKATYPVPMKFQPGERWEYCNVGYFALADIIRQVSGKPWPEFCQERIFAKAGMADTFATNAVPEKYGTLVSYSWDENTSKKAMEFVTLRPSGAFASTIVDLTNWELSLQQGKVLSKKLQEMMHQPAVLNDGFPYPYGFGWETDTVNVVARVRHGGSLGGFRTEFMRFPGEKLAVIVLCNQDSANPMKIASLVATTVLPNLKYKPIKDTDPAFSATVKKLLESWAEDTVDSSIFTPGCWKVFEPRFKNPNAIKRFKSLGPITGLSLVESRQTGDFRITRHRIVFASQTQLIQIVRTKAGLIADMRLENE
- a CDS encoding DUF504 domain-containing protein; protein product: MASDESRTRLSTSREIISRILWDSRLNRAAFRVGYQDRLAPEGFREKTVDEWAVASDIPWHRVRFIRCGETRVWDRDTHLDLFATDELPAAAWVEPPERISAPTSLLISETPSVHPNFACISRPVFHRTGSTWNQVSENPASILTERLKIITFNILAELPDDGDLRTPERTTHLLSVLETCQADVIALQEVTPTVLTAIQTADWTANWFLSEPMLSPNLDPHGVLVLSKYPFSQVDHWFSIRKRVLIATWTLNGQPLHLAVLHLPSSMTLDAPARRRLYVGRLLEYVHQLPGDCAVIGDFNTPGDELDKLFQREGFDDIWPRLNPTDPGLTYDPATNDLAAQLSRSGNSSRYDRMWVRSKTWHPAQLSRLGVEPVATTSGSLFISDHFGLGVELTRNPEPRTPNPEPDSTLHLTPPVYTSAIVIIPPLNLWPPIQNIRRTHDRKINRWMPHITLIYGFLPDHLFAEAAELIRRELAHIQPFSIRLTKYDYFEHRRNATVWLKPEVDPPGALHTLQERLFRLFPQCSEQNSRPSGFTPHLSVGQFESFQKAQSELPDWHPVSFEVESIALISRVGDTPFEVRHDIELGKKSAGQSAGDSTLSDLVLDLEPLLTPEEIIHRETILELVHQACVEVVGEWATLETVGSSRMGVATRSSDIDTVCLIPLELPAGKFLESVANRLSPLAEMTRVVTDAQVSLLKVRIEGVDVDVMPAHRPASLSMTMAIDACHQTEFDPASWQNLVGCFEADELLKCVTRKMNLTLFQEFLRGVRAWVARRQIGGNAWGFPGSFSWALLAAWVCLKLEPDVVPDLETLMINFFNQLDEHDWTQPVGLTDGARAFKVRSHRDHLPVITSVAPHQNSARNISRSTAQLIKDELRRGRECATSHQWSRLFEPVVRAVSGTGLNLQYQIEVILAADFDKVAGWLEGRIFGQILMLEQRCLGVQVRPWPGVAQTNLTGIVRLDLHQSSQADRPAIQEVTTALVQQFQIWTGRPDGATLDVQMNDSV